Proteins encoded in a region of the Odocoileus virginianus isolate 20LAN1187 ecotype Illinois chromosome 9, Ovbor_1.2, whole genome shotgun sequence genome:
- the INSM1 gene encoding insulinoma-associated protein 1 has translation MPRGFLVKRSKKSTPVSYRIRGGEDGDRALLLSPGCGGARASPPAPGPGQGPQQPPPPTERAHAALAAALACAPGPPPPPPGLRAAHFGNPEAAHPAPLYSPTRPVSREHEKHKYFERSFNLGSPVSAESFPTPAALLVGGGGGGGGANGPGGGGTCSGDPLLFAPAELKMGTSFSAGAEAARGPGPGPPLPPAAALRPPGKRPSPPAAAAAAAAEPPAKVAKAPGSKKPKAIRKLHFEDEVTTSPVLGLKIKEGPVEAPRGRAGGAARPLGEFICQLCKEEYADPFALAQHKCSRIVRVEYRCPECAKVFSCPANLASHRRWHKPRPAPAAARACEPETPARAEAREATGGGSSDRDTPSPGGVSESGSEDGLYECHHCAKKFRRQAYLRKHLLAHHQALQAKGAPPPAPPAEDLLALYPAPDEKVPQEAAGDGEAAGVLGMSASAECHLCPVCGETFPSKGAQERHLRLLHAAQVFPCKYCPATFYSSPGLTRHINKCHPSENRQVILLQVPVRPAC, from the coding sequence ATGCCCCGCGGCTTCCTGGTGAAGCGCAGCAAGAAGTCCACACCGGTATCCTACCGGATCCGCGGCGGCGAGGACGGCGATCGCGCGCTGCTGCTGTCGCCGGGCTGCGGGGGCGCCCGCGCCTCGCCCCCGGCGCCCGGCCCCGGGCAGGGCCCtcagcagccgccgccgccgacCGAGCGCGCCCATGCGGCGCTCGCCGCCGCGCTCGCCTGCGCGCCGGGCCCGCCGCCACCCCCGCCAGGGCTGCGGGCCGCTCACTTCGGCAACCCCGAGGCCGCGCACCCGGCGCCGCTCTACAGCCCCACGCGGCCCGTGAGCCGCGAGCACGAGAAGCACAAGTACTTCGAGCGCAGCTTCAACCTCGGCTCGCCCGTCTCGGCCGAGTCCTTCCCCACGCCCGCCGCGCTGCTcgtgggcggcggcggcggcggcggaggggcCAACGGCCCTGGAGGCGGTGGCACCTGCAGCGGCGACCCGCTGCTCTTCGCGCCCGCCGAGCTCAAGATGGGCACGTCTTTCTCGGCGGGGGCCGAGGCGGCCCGCGGCCCGGGGCCTGGTCCCCCACTGCCCCCCGCCGCCGCCTTGCGGCCCCCGGGCAAGCGGCCTTCTCCccccgccgccgcggccgccgcggcCGCAGAGCCGCCCGCCAAGGTAGCCAAGGCCCCGGGTTCCAAGAAGCCCAAAGCCATCCGCAAGCTGCACTTCGAGGACGAGGTGACCACGTCACCCGTGCTGGGGCTCAAGATCAAGGAGGGTCCAGTGGAGGCGCCGCGAGGCCGCGCGGGGGGTGCGGCGCGGCCGCTGGGCGAGTTCATCTGCCAGCTCTGCAAAGAGGAGTACGCCGACCCCTTCGCGCTGGCGCAGCACAAGTGCTCGCGCATCGTGCGCGTGGAGTACCGCTGCCCCGAGTGCGCCAAGGTCTTCAGCTGCCCGGCCAACCTGGCCTCACATCGCCGCTGGCACAAACCGCGGCCTGCGCCCGCCGCCGCCCGGGCGTGCGAGCCCGAAACCCCTGCCCGGGCTGAGGCGCGGGAGGCGACGGGCGGCGGTAGCAGCGACCGCGACACGCCGAGCCCGGGCGGCGTGTCCGAATCGGGCTCCGAGGACGGGCTCTACGAGTGCCACCACTGCGCCAAGAAGTTCCGCCGCCAGGCCTATCTGCGCAAGCACCTGCTGGCGCACCACCAGGCGCTGCAGGCCAAGGGCGCGCCGCCGCCGGCGCCCCCGGCCGAGGACCTACTGGCCTTGTACCCCGCGCCCGACGAGAAGGTGCCCCAGGAGGCGGCCGGCGACGGCGAGGCGGCCGGCGTGCTGGGCATGAGTGCGTCCGCCGAATGCCACCTGTGCCCGGTGTGCGGGGAGACGTTCCCCAGCAAGGGCGCCCAGGAGCGCCACCTGCGCCTGCTGCACGCCGCCCAGGTGTTCCCCTGCAAGTACTGCCCGGCCACCTTCTACAGCTCGCCCGGCCTCACGAGACACATCAACAAGTGCCACCCGTCCGAAAACAGACAGGTGATCCTCCTGCAGGTGCCCGTGCGTCCGGCCTGCTAG